From the genome of Arthrobacter alpinus, one region includes:
- a CDS encoding ABC transporter ATP-binding protein, giving the protein MAQTINNTLFDSLRKLAPHIKPVLPRLILGLCSALAASVVALLIPQVYRVLINTALHPGGAKTGVWLAAAVVLFLGLLEVSFVWLRRQFVIVPATTVETKMRTGFYRHLQSLAVEFHDRWGSGQLLSRAMSDLNFMRRWMAFGAIMLVVTTLTVTIGVSLMFSMSWQLGLIFLAAAAPIVVFGFKFRRNYGRVSRLSQDQAGDLATTVEESVHGIRVLKAFGRSREALDAFSVQAQELQATEIHKAKSLAVFSLVVTLLPELALGSGLVVGILLVANGQMDVGTLVAFFATAAVVAGPVEAMGPLMAMTLAAKTAIDRHFEVMDAQDTIKDPDDPKELANVRGELVFHKVHFRYPDSLAGTPDMLDGVDLTLRAGETMALVGVTGCGKSTLLQLVPRLFDVTGGSITLDGVDLRELAVHDLRTHVSVAFEDTTLFSNSVRENVLLGAASHPGKSDEEVLTQALDVAQAEFVYALPNGVDTLIGEEGLSLSGGQRQRLALARAIAAGPTVLVLDDPLSALDVNTEERVEARLRSVLQSTTTLIVAHRPSTVAMADRVAVLQEGRITAVGTHTHLLATHEHYRYVLASLSEEPKDLDSDDDLDDAQEVIA; this is encoded by the coding sequence ATGGCGCAGACAATCAATAACACCCTGTTCGACTCACTGAGAAAACTGGCACCCCATATCAAGCCGGTGCTCCCCCGTCTCATCCTGGGCTTGTGCAGCGCCCTGGCCGCCAGTGTCGTGGCCCTGCTCATCCCGCAGGTGTACCGCGTGCTGATCAACACAGCCCTGCACCCGGGAGGTGCGAAAACCGGTGTCTGGCTCGCGGCCGCCGTCGTCCTCTTCCTTGGACTTTTGGAAGTCTCTTTCGTGTGGCTGCGCAGGCAATTTGTGATCGTGCCGGCCACCACTGTGGAAACCAAGATGCGCACCGGCTTTTACCGGCACCTGCAGTCGCTGGCCGTCGAGTTCCATGACAGGTGGGGTTCCGGGCAGTTGCTAAGCCGTGCCATGAGCGATCTGAACTTCATGCGGCGCTGGATGGCCTTTGGCGCCATCATGCTGGTGGTCACGACGCTGACCGTCACCATCGGAGTGAGCTTGATGTTCTCCATGAGCTGGCAGCTGGGCTTGATCTTCCTGGCCGCTGCCGCTCCCATTGTGGTCTTCGGCTTCAAGTTTCGGCGCAACTATGGCCGGGTGAGCCGCTTGAGCCAGGACCAGGCAGGTGATCTGGCCACCACCGTGGAGGAGTCGGTCCACGGCATCCGCGTGCTGAAGGCGTTCGGACGCAGCCGCGAGGCACTTGACGCGTTCTCCGTGCAGGCCCAGGAACTCCAAGCCACCGAAATTCATAAAGCCAAGTCCTTGGCGGTGTTCTCCCTCGTCGTGACCCTGCTGCCCGAACTTGCCCTGGGCTCGGGCTTGGTGGTGGGCATCCTCCTGGTTGCCAACGGCCAGATGGACGTCGGCACACTGGTGGCCTTCTTCGCCACGGCGGCAGTCGTCGCGGGCCCGGTGGAGGCCATGGGCCCGCTCATGGCCATGACCCTCGCCGCCAAGACCGCCATCGACCGGCACTTTGAGGTCATGGACGCGCAGGACACCATCAAGGACCCTGACGACCCCAAGGAACTGGCGAACGTCCGCGGCGAGCTGGTCTTCCACAAGGTACACTTCCGTTACCCCGACTCCCTTGCCGGCACCCCTGACATGCTCGACGGCGTCGACCTCACGCTGCGGGCCGGGGAGACCATGGCGTTGGTGGGTGTCACCGGGTGCGGCAAGAGCACGCTGCTGCAACTGGTTCCGCGGCTTTTTGACGTCACCGGCGGTTCCATCACCCTCGACGGCGTAGACCTGCGCGAGCTGGCCGTGCACGATCTTCGCACGCACGTCTCCGTCGCGTTTGAGGACACCACCTTGTTCTCAAACTCGGTGCGTGAGAACGTTCTGCTGGGTGCCGCTTCGCACCCCGGCAAGAGCGATGAGGAAGTCCTGACCCAGGCGTTGGACGTGGCCCAAGCCGAGTTCGTCTACGCGCTTCCCAACGGTGTTGACACGCTCATCGGAGAGGAAGGGCTGAGCCTGTCAGGTGGCCAGCGCCAGCGCCTGGCCCTGGCGCGGGCCATCGCCGCCGGGCCCACGGTGCTGGTGCTCGATGACCCGCTCTCCGCTTTGGACGTCAACACCGAGGAGCGGGTCGAGGCCCGCCTGCGCTCCGTACTCCAAAGCACCACCACCTTGATCGTCGCCCACAGGCCCTCAACGGTGGCGATGGCTGACCGTGTGGCGGTGCTCCAGGAGGGGCGCATCACCGCTGTCGGCACCCACACGCACCTGCTCGCCACCCATGAACATTACCGATACGTCCTGGCCAGTTTGAGCGAGGAACCCAAGGATTTGGACTCCGACGACGACCTCGACGACGCCCAGGAAGTGATCGCATGA
- a CDS encoding ABC transporter ATP-binding protein: MSQAIPHHARPQGTANEDSVDLSRADSKAVRQRSVRLLGSLLGPVKARFIWTVTLVLLSQAARVSGPLLIAFGIDNALPALSASPASPALLVLTGGGYVVAALAASTLTAAYLTATARLSQAMLLDLRLRVFRHTQHLSLEFHEKYTSGRIISRQTSDLEALRELLDSGISSLASGIIFMLFTAITIFSLDWVTGLIVLAAGAPMFFLARWYQKRSQMAYRSSRVVSASLIVHFIETMTGIRAVKAFRREADNAARYDELAEDYRKVTVRSINLNGVFQPGLVLIGNVTVAVVLLAGGFRVVDGGLAVGALLALLLATKRFFQPVDQMAMFYNSFQSAQAALEKVSGLLEEVPTVRPPKHPVALPHPQGHIVFKDVEFGYGDGPLILPRLDLDIPAGQRIAVVGQTGAGKSTLAKLIARFYDVSAGSLTLDGVALRQLSTADLRRAIVMVTQEAFLFSGTVAENIALGNPQASRAQIESAAKEVGADEFIRALPDGYDTDVNKRGGRVSAGQRQLVSFARAFLANPAVLILDEATSSLDIPSERMVQAGLHKLLGADGDSPGRTALIIAHRLSTVAIADRVLVVHDGKIVEDGSPAELIAAGGRFAALHGAWRDSLV; this comes from the coding sequence ATGAGCCAGGCCATCCCTCACCACGCACGGCCGCAAGGGACCGCGAATGAGGACAGTGTGGACCTCAGCCGTGCCGACAGCAAGGCGGTGCGGCAACGCTCGGTGCGGTTGCTGGGCTCACTGCTGGGCCCCGTCAAGGCCCGGTTCATTTGGACCGTCACCCTAGTCCTGCTCTCCCAGGCCGCCCGTGTGTCGGGTCCGCTGTTGATCGCCTTCGGCATCGACAACGCGCTCCCGGCCCTGAGCGCCTCACCGGCCAGCCCGGCCCTGCTGGTGCTGACTGGCGGCGGCTACGTTGTGGCCGCATTGGCAGCGTCCACGCTGACCGCCGCATACCTGACGGCCACGGCCCGCCTCAGCCAGGCCATGTTGCTGGACCTGCGCCTGCGCGTCTTCCGTCACACCCAGCACCTCAGCCTGGAATTCCACGAAAAATACACCTCCGGGCGGATCATCTCCCGGCAGACCTCCGATCTTGAAGCTCTGCGGGAACTGCTCGATTCAGGCATCTCCTCACTGGCCTCCGGCATCATCTTCATGCTCTTCACCGCCATCACCATCTTCTCCCTCGACTGGGTTACCGGTTTGATCGTTCTGGCGGCCGGGGCGCCCATGTTCTTCCTGGCTCGCTGGTACCAAAAGCGCTCCCAAATGGCGTACCGGTCCTCCCGTGTGGTGTCGGCGTCGCTGATTGTGCACTTTATCGAGACCATGACCGGCATCCGTGCGGTCAAAGCCTTCCGCCGGGAGGCCGACAACGCCGCCAGGTATGACGAGCTGGCGGAGGACTACCGCAAAGTCACCGTCCGTTCCATCAACCTCAACGGCGTCTTCCAGCCCGGGCTGGTGCTGATCGGCAATGTGACCGTGGCCGTGGTGTTGCTGGCCGGCGGTTTCCGTGTAGTGGACGGCGGCCTGGCCGTGGGTGCCCTGCTGGCCCTGTTGCTGGCCACCAAGCGCTTCTTCCAACCCGTGGACCAGATGGCCATGTTTTACAACTCCTTCCAGTCGGCACAGGCGGCCCTGGAGAAGGTGTCCGGCCTGCTAGAGGAGGTGCCCACCGTCCGGCCGCCCAAGCACCCGGTGGCGTTGCCCCACCCGCAGGGGCACATTGTATTCAAGGACGTGGAATTTGGTTATGGTGACGGCCCGCTGATCCTGCCCCGGCTGGATCTGGACATTCCGGCGGGACAGCGGATCGCCGTCGTCGGACAAACAGGTGCGGGCAAGTCAACGCTGGCCAAGCTCATTGCCCGTTTCTACGATGTGAGCGCCGGGTCCCTGACGCTTGACGGCGTCGCATTACGTCAGCTCTCAACCGCGGACTTGCGCAGGGCGATCGTCATGGTCACCCAGGAGGCGTTCCTGTTCAGTGGCACCGTGGCGGAGAACATCGCCCTGGGGAACCCGCAGGCCAGCCGTGCGCAAATCGAGTCAGCAGCCAAAGAGGTGGGTGCTGACGAGTTCATCCGGGCCCTGCCCGACGGCTACGACACCGATGTGAACAAGCGTGGCGGCCGCGTCTCTGCCGGGCAACGGCAGCTGGTCTCCTTTGCCAGGGCCTTCCTTGCCAACCCCGCCGTGCTGATCCTGGACGAGGCCACCTCTTCTTTGGACATCCCCTCCGAGCGCATGGTGCAGGCAGGCTTGCACAAGCTCCTGGGCGCGGACGGCGACTCGCCCGGGCGCACGGCCCTGATCATTGCGCACAGGCTCTCCACCGTGGCCATCGCGGACCGGGTCCTGGTGGTTCACGACGGAAAAATTGTGGAGGACGGATCCCCTGCCGAGCTGATCGCCGCGGGCGGGCGCTTCGCAGCCCTGCACGGGGCGTGGCGTGACTCGTTGGTGTAA
- a CDS encoding zinc ribbon domain-containing protein YjdM has protein sequence MSDTLPPCPVCASEYSYEMGDLLVCPECAHEWSPNDSDNGEDVETETVVKDAVGNILATGDTVSIVKTMKVKGSPQDLKIGTKVRNIRLITPVNGHDIDAKVDGFGPMKLKSSVVKKI, from the coding sequence ATGAGCGACACACTTCCTCCCTGCCCTGTCTGCGCCAGCGAATACAGCTACGAGATGGGTGATCTTTTGGTCTGTCCCGAGTGCGCCCACGAATGGTCACCAAACGATTCCGATAACGGTGAAGACGTCGAGACTGAAACCGTGGTGAAGGACGCCGTGGGCAACATCCTAGCCACTGGCGACACTGTCAGCATCGTCAAGACCATGAAGGTCAAGGGCAGCCCCCAGGATTTGAAGATTGGTACCAAGGTCCGCAACATCCGCTTGATCACCCCCGTCAATGGGCACGACATCGACGCCAAGGTGGATGGTTTTGGGCCCATGAAACTCAAATCCAGTGTCGTGAAAAAGATCTAG
- a CDS encoding DUF6541 family protein yields the protein MTSWLEALPAFLLALLILGGPGAAVMVALRIRGLTALCLAPAISVSIVVVCAVVAPLIYLRWDWPVVVLGTAIVTAGAYLARRFIPALRAASAPAAGETLQGQGVVVAAVVGALLALSMTATVLTLSAVNPEQFTQGYDSVFHLNATAYAVQTGNASSFNISEFILPTTKNVFYPGAWHGLASLLVVLTGISVPAATNIMWLAVAGVVWPLGIVFLTRVLVGENRTVLVSAGALAAAFPAFPYLLLQYGSAYPNTLSNALVPVGIALVLLIIRPAMHTAMAPAMALTLVVLYLPGAVTAQPNGIFSIMLVLTPLLGFLIFAWLRTGFRDGRRRGWKRIGILILAVALCVGLMFPLPQIRSLFNYTSPAFLFFPLALLRNFTQAPSPVWFPAIALTLLVLVGVWAAVKVHKLRWLLGSLILVSFTYPMSAGTNFKLANWAMAPWWDNPERIAALMPLVAVPLAAVGMSWCVDRLVATFPRGLSFITHPGGRTTAVAALVVVLAFSNSGLWQMKTALAGVYRVPEEPNGAAQIDAHELALIHRLDEYTTADDVIANNPYNGSALAMALAGRHMLFPYSSQGDLTSDQFTLRFWLNRVGSDEEVCAAAKRLGVTYLLDFGTDYIQAFKDPMSLYPGVTLAGGAPGFTLVAQDGHAALYELTLCAGAHR from the coding sequence GTGACTTCATGGCTTGAGGCCTTGCCTGCGTTCCTGCTGGCGCTGCTGATACTGGGAGGACCAGGCGCCGCTGTCATGGTGGCGCTGCGAATCCGGGGCCTCACCGCCTTGTGCCTGGCCCCCGCCATCTCGGTGTCGATAGTTGTCGTCTGCGCCGTCGTGGCACCCCTGATTTACCTGCGATGGGACTGGCCGGTGGTGGTTTTGGGTACCGCCATCGTCACGGCCGGCGCCTACCTTGCCCGCCGTTTCATCCCGGCTTTGCGCGCCGCTTCCGCGCCGGCCGCCGGTGAAACCTTGCAGGGCCAAGGCGTTGTGGTCGCCGCCGTCGTGGGGGCGCTTCTCGCCCTGTCAATGACGGCGACTGTCCTGACGCTCTCCGCTGTCAACCCCGAACAATTCACGCAAGGCTACGATTCCGTTTTCCACCTGAACGCCACCGCCTATGCGGTCCAGACAGGGAACGCGTCCTCGTTCAACATTTCCGAGTTCATCCTTCCCACCACCAAAAACGTGTTTTACCCTGGCGCCTGGCACGGGCTGGCAAGTTTACTGGTGGTGCTGACTGGGATCAGCGTTCCGGCGGCCACCAACATCATGTGGTTGGCGGTGGCCGGGGTGGTGTGGCCACTGGGCATCGTGTTCTTGACCCGGGTGCTGGTGGGCGAAAACCGGACAGTCCTGGTGTCGGCCGGCGCCCTCGCGGCAGCGTTCCCGGCGTTCCCCTACCTGCTGCTGCAGTACGGTTCCGCCTACCCCAACACCCTGTCCAACGCTCTGGTTCCTGTGGGAATCGCACTGGTGCTGCTGATCATTCGCCCTGCCATGCACACCGCCATGGCGCCCGCCATGGCGCTGACCCTGGTGGTGCTGTACTTGCCCGGTGCCGTGACGGCTCAGCCCAATGGCATCTTCAGTATCATGCTGGTCCTCACCCCGTTGCTGGGATTTTTGATCTTCGCGTGGTTGCGCACAGGGTTTCGGGATGGGCGGCGTCGCGGTTGGAAACGCATAGGAATCCTGATCCTGGCCGTGGCTCTCTGCGTGGGTCTGATGTTCCCGCTGCCGCAAATCCGCAGCCTGTTCAATTACACGAGCCCGGCGTTCTTGTTCTTCCCGCTGGCCCTGCTCCGTAACTTCACGCAGGCCCCCAGCCCGGTGTGGTTTCCGGCCATTGCCCTGACATTGCTGGTGCTGGTGGGAGTGTGGGCCGCCGTAAAAGTCCACAAACTGCGTTGGCTGCTGGGCTCGCTGATCCTTGTCAGCTTCACCTACCCGATGAGCGCCGGCACCAACTTCAAACTGGCCAATTGGGCTATGGCGCCCTGGTGGGATAATCCAGAACGTATAGCAGCCTTGATGCCCTTGGTAGCAGTCCCGCTGGCCGCTGTTGGCATGAGCTGGTGCGTGGACAGACTCGTAGCCACATTCCCGCGCGGCCTTTCCTTCATCACCCACCCTGGGGGCAGGACGACGGCGGTGGCTGCTCTCGTCGTCGTCCTCGCCTTCTCCAACTCCGGTCTTTGGCAGATGAAAACCGCCTTGGCCGGTGTATACCGTGTGCCGGAGGAGCCCAATGGCGCGGCCCAGATCGATGCCCACGAGCTGGCCCTCATCCACCGCCTGGACGAATACACCACCGCCGATGACGTGATCGCGAACAACCCGTACAACGGATCGGCCCTGGCCATGGCGCTTGCGGGGCGGCACATGCTGTTCCCGTACAGCTCCCAAGGCGATCTCACCTCGGATCAATTCACCTTGCGGTTTTGGCTCAACCGGGTAGGCAGTGACGAGGAAGTGTGCGCGGCTGCCAAACGGCTGGGCGTCACCTACCTGCTCGATTTTGGCACCGACTACATTCAGGCGTTCAAGGACCCCATGTCCTTGTACCCGGGAGTGACCCTTGCCGGCGGCGCCCCCGGCTTCACATTGGTGGCCCAGGACGGTCACGCCGCCCTGTACGAGCTCACCTTGTGCGCGGGCGCCCACCGCTAA
- a CDS encoding helix-turn-helix domain-containing protein, with amino-acid sequence MGSGFGDRLKQERLLRTLTQAELGGALYSANYISLLESGHREPTDEIIKALAEQLQLSTHTLQTWVHSASPEESEYLVASLNAWQCWDTRDFPGAAHNAQTAAEKACSNKDAAMWWNMTYLRATSLLRNSDFTESVDVLKGLLDHPLTTGSHSLSLRTRQILAAALLGLGRLNDAAEQAELAVKTGAGTSDEEYSAYLLALQTLIGVLAESGRLEKAWSHCLTLNDALTEATPAQTAGEMHWVIGNVAFLQNDVAEGLKHHSMASKLLSPTQDLARWAQFNKATAWVRLAAGVLEAETLEAIERSELAHSVVGATSTETLELSLLRARWLYLNNDLTKALALLTTINSQKAQLGSHIAGDTALLLGQVLKDLDRTDDAFEAFADAKNLFTTAGAGDRRSQASENIEKLKSSQNPAGTTQVS; translated from the coding sequence GTGGGCAGTGGTTTTGGCGATCGACTTAAGCAGGAACGCCTGCTGCGAACCCTGACGCAGGCAGAACTTGGCGGCGCCCTGTATTCAGCTAACTACATTTCACTGCTGGAATCCGGCCACCGGGAACCCACGGACGAGATCATCAAGGCACTCGCGGAACAACTTCAGCTCTCAACCCACACCCTGCAAACCTGGGTTCACAGCGCTTCACCGGAGGAAAGCGAGTACCTAGTCGCTTCCCTGAACGCCTGGCAGTGCTGGGACACTCGGGATTTCCCGGGCGCCGCACACAATGCGCAAACGGCAGCCGAAAAGGCATGCTCCAACAAGGACGCGGCCATGTGGTGGAACATGACGTACCTACGGGCCACGTCGCTTTTGCGCAACAGCGACTTCACCGAGTCCGTGGATGTTCTCAAGGGACTGCTCGATCACCCATTGACTACCGGAAGCCATTCCCTCTCATTGCGCACGCGCCAGATCCTGGCGGCGGCCTTGCTGGGCCTGGGACGTCTGAACGATGCGGCGGAGCAGGCGGAGCTTGCCGTCAAGACCGGCGCCGGCACCAGCGATGAGGAGTATTCGGCGTACCTGCTGGCGCTACAGACACTCATCGGGGTGCTGGCTGAATCCGGCCGCCTCGAGAAAGCCTGGTCGCACTGCCTGACCTTGAACGACGCCCTCACAGAGGCCACCCCCGCCCAGACGGCCGGGGAGATGCACTGGGTCATCGGAAACGTCGCCTTCCTACAAAACGACGTCGCTGAGGGGCTCAAACACCACTCGATGGCCAGCAAGCTACTCTCCCCCACCCAGGACCTGGCACGGTGGGCCCAGTTCAACAAAGCCACCGCATGGGTTCGATTGGCCGCCGGGGTGCTGGAAGCTGAAACGCTTGAAGCCATCGAACGCAGCGAGCTGGCACATTCAGTTGTGGGAGCCACCTCCACCGAAACCCTTGAGCTGTCGCTGCTGCGGGCCCGGTGGCTTTACCTGAACAACGACTTGACCAAAGCCCTTGCCCTGCTCACAACCATCAACTCCCAAAAAGCGCAGCTGGGCAGCCACATAGCCGGGGACACGGCGTTACTGCTGGGACAGGTGCTCAAAGACCTGGACCGCACCGACGACGCCTTCGAAGCGTTCGCAGACGCGAAAAATCTCTTCACAACGGCAGGCGCCGGTGACAGGAGATCCCAGGCAAGCGAGAACATCGAGAAGCTAAAATCCTCTCAGAATCCCGCGGGGACAACGCAGGTTAGCTAG
- a CDS encoding phosphoribosylaminoimidazolesuccinocarboxamide synthase — protein sequence MTSAANTAPILHGWEHIYSGKVRDLYVPVGEPSETEVSASSTAGTPFAGRGDVVLVVASDRISAFDHILASEIPDKGRILTQLSLWWFKQLNVPNHVVATTVADGVPEAVAGRAMVCKKLQMFPIECIVRGYLTGSGLIEYRQSQTVCSLPLPAGLVDGSRLEAAIFTPSAKAEVGEHDENISYQAMVETVGAESAGKLRELSLEIYTRAEEIARGRGIILADTKVEFGTDPATGIVTLGDEVLTPDSSRFWDAELWAPGAAQPSFDKQYVRDWLAGEESGWDKNSHMAPPALPAEVIARTRARYVQAYERLTGATFS from the coding sequence ATGACTTCCGCAGCAAACACAGCCCCCATCCTGCACGGGTGGGAGCACATCTATTCCGGCAAAGTCCGCGACCTCTACGTCCCGGTGGGCGAGCCTTCCGAGACCGAGGTTTCGGCAAGCTCAACCGCCGGGACCCCGTTCGCGGGCCGGGGCGACGTGGTGCTGGTGGTGGCGAGCGATCGGATCAGCGCCTTTGACCACATCCTGGCCAGCGAGATCCCCGATAAGGGCCGCATCCTGACACAGTTGAGCCTGTGGTGGTTCAAGCAACTCAACGTGCCCAACCATGTGGTGGCCACCACCGTGGCCGACGGTGTGCCGGAGGCCGTCGCCGGCAGGGCGATGGTGTGCAAGAAGCTTCAGATGTTTCCAATTGAGTGCATCGTCCGTGGCTACCTGACCGGTTCCGGACTTATCGAATACCGCCAGTCCCAGACCGTGTGCAGTCTGCCACTGCCTGCGGGGCTGGTGGATGGGTCACGGTTGGAGGCGGCCATCTTCACCCCCTCCGCCAAGGCTGAGGTGGGCGAGCACGATGAAAACATCAGCTATCAGGCCATGGTTGAAACCGTGGGAGCTGAAAGCGCCGGGAAGCTGCGCGAGCTGTCCTTGGAAATTTACACCCGGGCTGAGGAAATCGCGCGGGGGCGCGGCATCATCTTGGCTGACACCAAGGTCGAGTTCGGTACAGACCCTGCCACCGGCATTGTCACCTTGGGCGATGAGGTTCTGACACCGGACTCGTCCCGGTTTTGGGACGCCGAACTCTGGGCCCCGGGCGCTGCACAGCCCAGCTTTGACAAGCAGTACGTGCGCGACTGGCTGGCCGGGGAAGAATCCGGCTGGGACAAGAACTCGCACATGGCGCCGCCGGCCCTGCCCGCGGAGGTCATTGCCCGGACCCGCGCCCGCTATGTTCAGGCCTACGAACGGCTCACCGGGGCCACTTTCAGCTAG
- the purD gene encoding phosphoribosylamine--glycine ligase, translating into MKVLVIGPGGREHAIVRSLLRDPNVTEVHAAPGNAGIAQIVPTHSIDASDPAAVTALALKLESDLVVVGPEAPLAAGVADALQAADIPVFGPSKEAAQLEASKAFAKTVMAEAQVPTAMARVATNTDEAADALDTFGAPYVVKDDGLAAGKGVVVTDDRDEALAHAQSCFDVGGTVVIEEFLDGPEVSLFVLADGRTVLPLAPAQDFKRIFDGDEGPNTGGMGAYSPLEWTPPNLVQDVIDRVAQPTIDEMARRGTPFTGVLYCGLALTSRGTRVIEFNARFGDPETQAVLARLKTPLGGVLMAAAKGHLDEIEELRWAPETAVAVVLASENYPETPRTGDKIRGLKKANRIDGVHVLHAGTATDDDGNTVSAGGRVLAVVGLGADLEDAREKAYEGIEQISLEGGQYRTDIAAKAARGEITVAGFAAQA; encoded by the coding sequence GTGAAGGTTTTAGTGATTGGCCCCGGCGGCCGCGAACACGCCATTGTCCGCTCGTTACTACGCGACCCCAACGTTACCGAGGTCCATGCGGCACCCGGCAACGCAGGAATCGCTCAAATTGTGCCAACGCACAGCATTGACGCCAGCGATCCGGCCGCCGTGACGGCGCTGGCGCTGAAGCTCGAGTCGGATTTGGTAGTGGTGGGCCCCGAGGCTCCGCTGGCTGCAGGCGTGGCTGACGCCCTGCAGGCTGCCGACATTCCTGTCTTTGGACCCAGCAAAGAAGCAGCCCAGCTAGAAGCATCCAAGGCCTTTGCCAAGACCGTCATGGCCGAGGCGCAGGTTCCCACCGCCATGGCCAGGGTTGCCACCAACACTGACGAGGCAGCGGATGCCTTGGACACCTTTGGCGCCCCTTACGTTGTCAAGGACGACGGTCTGGCTGCAGGCAAGGGCGTGGTTGTTACCGATGACCGCGACGAAGCCCTGGCACACGCCCAGTCCTGCTTCGACGTGGGTGGCACCGTTGTCATCGAAGAGTTCCTCGACGGCCCCGAAGTTTCGCTCTTTGTTCTGGCCGACGGCCGCACAGTCCTCCCGCTCGCCCCCGCCCAGGACTTCAAACGCATCTTTGACGGCGACGAAGGCCCCAACACCGGCGGCATGGGCGCCTATTCGCCGCTGGAATGGACGCCCCCCAACCTGGTCCAGGACGTCATAGACCGGGTAGCCCAGCCCACCATTGACGAGATGGCCCGCCGCGGCACCCCCTTCACCGGCGTCCTCTACTGTGGACTGGCCCTGACCAGCCGTGGCACCCGTGTCATCGAGTTCAACGCCCGCTTCGGTGACCCGGAAACCCAGGCCGTCCTTGCCCGTCTGAAGACGCCCCTTGGCGGTGTCCTGATGGCGGCGGCCAAGGGTCACCTGGATGAGATCGAGGAGCTGCGCTGGGCGCCTGAGACCGCCGTCGCCGTTGTCCTTGCCAGCGAAAACTACCCCGAAACGCCGCGTACAGGGGACAAGATTCGCGGGCTGAAGAAGGCCAATCGCATCGATGGTGTGCATGTCCTGCATGCAGGCACCGCCACCGACGACGACGGCAATACGGTCAGTGCCGGCGGCCGGGTTCTAGCCGTGGTGGGCCTCGGCGCAGATTTGGAAGACGCCCGTGAGAAGGCTTACGAGGGCATTGAGCAAATCTCCTTGGAAGGTGGCCAGTACCGCACAGACATTGCGGCCAAGGCCGCCCGAGGCGAAATTACCGTGGCCGGCTTCGCAGCCCAGGCATAA